One window from the genome of Xenorhabdus bovienii SS-2004 encodes:
- a CDS encoding lysophospholipid acyltransferase family protein — MANSHKISLLARCMGATLLGLCRVLTGVQVRWIGCQPSTSSRIYYANHTSHLDGLVIWSGLPPKLRYQIHPVAARDYWDKTKLRRYLMYKVFRAVLIERKGEHTSKSGVLAPLEAILAKKESLIFFPEGTRGDGEQLNPFKGGLYHLARQYPDAEMIPVYLENSNRVLPKGKRLLVPIICSATFGKPLDKLGENESKVAFLQRAQSALEELMR, encoded by the coding sequence ATGGCTAACTCTCATAAAATAAGCCTGTTAGCAAGATGCATGGGCGCGACGTTATTGGGCCTGTGCCGTGTCTTGACCGGTGTACAAGTACGATGGATTGGCTGTCAGCCATCGACCTCAAGCCGTATTTATTATGCAAATCATACCAGCCATCTTGATGGATTGGTGATCTGGTCTGGGCTTCCCCCCAAATTGCGTTATCAGATTCATCCTGTAGCTGCACGGGATTATTGGGATAAAACCAAGCTGCGTCGCTATCTTATGTATAAGGTATTTCGTGCAGTCTTGATTGAACGTAAAGGAGAACATACTTCAAAATCCGGGGTTCTTGCACCTTTGGAAGCTATTCTGGCGAAAAAAGAGTCGTTGATTTTCTTTCCAGAAGGTACACGGGGAGATGGTGAACAACTCAATCCGTTTAAGGGAGGTTTGTATCATCTGGCTCGTCAGTACCCTGATGCTGAAATGATCCCTGTCTATCTGGAAAATTCGAATCGTGTCCTGCCGAAAGGAAAAAGATTATTGGTACCGATTATTTGTTCGGCAACATTTGGCAAGCCTCTGGATAAATTGGGTGAAAATGAAAGCAAAGTCGCCTTCTTGCAACGTGCTCAGTCTGCATTGGAGGAGTTGATGCGATGA
- the emrD gene encoding multidrug efflux MFS transporter EmrD — MRKIEHFNLLVMLIALAAVGQMTQTIYVPVIADMASDFGQPAGEVQRVMAAYLFSYGISQIFYGPLSDKIGRRPVILAGMTLFLVATTCALFASSLLVLVIASVFQGLGTGVAGVMVRTMPRDLYTGTSLRYANSLLNMAVLVSPLLAPMIGGMVGYYFGWRACYWFLLSLGATVAFFLFQHLPETRPVQTKQSTMLVSFQQLLSNSAFVAYLIMLVGGLAGVAVFEASSGVLMGAVLGLDSLTVSILFILPIPAAFLGAWYAGRDGKTFYRLMWHSVMCCLLAGVLMWLPGWFGIMNVWTLLIPATLFFFGAGMLFPLATTGAMEPFPYLAGAAGALVGGLQNVGSGVTTWLSAMLPQNSQFSVGMLMFSMALLILFCWLPISQRVQRQEHTAS; from the coding sequence ATGAGAAAAATAGAACACTTTAATTTATTAGTGATGTTGATTGCTCTGGCTGCGGTGGGTCAGATGACACAAACAATTTATGTGCCTGTTATTGCAGATATGGCGAGTGATTTTGGTCAGCCTGCTGGCGAAGTACAAAGAGTCATGGCGGCATACTTGTTTTCTTACGGGATTTCACAGATTTTTTATGGGCCGTTATCCGATAAGATTGGTCGCCGCCCAGTGATTTTGGCCGGAATGACCCTTTTTCTGGTGGCAACAACCTGCGCATTGTTTGCCTCCAGTTTGCTGGTGCTGGTGATTGCCAGTGTATTTCAGGGGCTGGGAACGGGGGTGGCGGGGGTTATGGTGCGCACCATGCCGAGGGATTTATATACCGGGACGTCGTTGCGTTATGCTAATAGTCTGCTAAATATGGCCGTGCTGGTCAGCCCTTTGCTGGCACCGATGATAGGTGGCATGGTTGGTTATTATTTTGGTTGGCGTGCCTGCTATTGGTTCCTGCTATCATTGGGGGCAACAGTAGCCTTCTTTTTGTTCCAACACTTGCCGGAAACCCGCCCTGTGCAGACAAAACAGAGCACCATGCTGGTTTCTTTCCAGCAATTACTCTCCAATAGTGCTTTTGTTGCCTACCTGATTATGCTGGTTGGTGGTCTGGCTGGCGTCGCGGTTTTTGAAGCCAGTAGCGGTGTGTTGATGGGCGCTGTATTGGGATTGGATAGCTTAACGGTCAGTATCCTGTTTATTTTGCCGATCCCTGCCGCATTTTTGGGTGCGTGGTATGCGGGGCGTGATGGCAAAACGTTTTATCGGCTGATGTGGCATTCTGTCATGTGCTGTTTGCTGGCAGGCGTATTGATGTGGCTGCCCGGCTGGTTCGGTATTATGAATGTCTGGACACTGCTGATCCCTGCAACTTTATTCTTTTTCGGTGCCGGTATGCTGTTTCCATTGGCTACCACTGGTGCTATGGAGCCATTTCCTTATTTGGCTGGAGCTGCGGGGGCGCTGGTGGGTGGATTGCAGAATGTTGGTTCTGGCGTGACGACATGGTTGTCGGCGATGTTGCCGCAAAATAGCCAGTTCAGCGTCGGTATGCTGATGTTTTCCATGGCACTGCTTATTTTGTTCTGTTGGTTACCTATTTCCCAGCGCGTTCAGCGCCAGGAGCATACGGCCTCATAA
- a CDS encoding IS110 family transposase: MQNVTLIGIDLGKHSFHVHCQDKSGKALLRKKFTRARLMEFLAGSPSATVVMEACAGAHFMARRIAAFGHEAKLISPQFVRPFVKSNKNDFVDAEAICEAASRPSMRFVQPRTEAQQAMRALHRVRESLVRDRVKTTNQMHAFLLEFGISMPIGTAVIKRLSTVLAENELPPYLAQLLMRLHAHYLYLVEQLTELETALEQELRRDETGQRLQTIPGVGPITASVLSSQLGDGKQYGCSRDFAASTGLVPRQYSTGGKNTLLGISKRGDKNLRRLLVQCARVFIQRIDYQSGRLAEWVKAQLERKHSNVVACALANKLARIAWAITTRQTVFER, from the coding sequence ATGCAAAACGTTACGCTTATTGGTATTGATCTCGGCAAACATTCTTTCCACGTTCACTGTCAGGACAAATCAGGAAAGGCCCTGCTGCGTAAAAAATTTACCCGCGCCAGACTGATGGAGTTTTTAGCGGGATCGCCATCAGCGACTGTTGTAATGGAAGCCTGCGCCGGTGCTCACTTTATGGCTCGCCGGATCGCTGCTTTTGGTCACGAAGCGAAGCTGATTTCTCCACAATTTGTTCGTCCTTTTGTAAAGAGCAACAAGAACGATTTTGTGGATGCTGAAGCCATATGCGAAGCTGCATCTCGTCCCTCCATGCGATTTGTGCAACCACGAACAGAGGCGCAACAAGCTATGCGCGCCCTGCATCGGGTCAGAGAATCACTGGTCAGAGACAGGGTTAAAACCACTAATCAGATGCACGCTTTTTTACTGGAATTTGGCATCAGTATGCCGATCGGAACCGCCGTGATAAAAAGACTTTCAACCGTCTTGGCAGAGAACGAACTTCCTCCCTATCTGGCACAGTTGCTGATGCGTTTACATGCCCATTATCTTTATCTTGTCGAACAGCTCACCGAGCTTGAGACGGCACTGGAGCAGGAGCTGAGACGTGATGAAACAGGACAGCGTCTTCAGACAATACCGGGCGTGGGTCCGATAACTGCCAGCGTCTTATCATCGCAGCTGGGCGATGGTAAGCAGTATGGCTGTAGCCGGGATTTTGCTGCTTCAACCGGTCTGGTACCACGCCAGTACAGCACGGGTGGCAAAAATACGCTTTTAGGGATAAGTAAACGCGGAGACAAAAATCTGCGACGGTTACTTGTCCAGTGCGCCAGAGTCTTTATCCAGAGAATCGATTATCAGTCAGGAAGGCTGGCTGAATGGGTAAAGGCTCAGCTTGAGCGAAAACACTCAAATGTTGTGGCCTGTGCGCTGGCCAACAAATTAGCCCGGATAGCCTGGGCAATCACAACACGGCAAACTGTGTTCGAAAGGTAA
- a CDS encoding DUF805 domain-containing protein has product MTLQQWGFSFKGRIGRREFWIGIGICFALIFMLLTLHGLNTLPMHYATAGIALILYPTAAIIAKRLHDRNKRGGWMLLLVLAWVLLSLDWSAMTPIWQWGIGRFIPTLIFVMIVLDCGVFRGMEGSNRFGEMAETVEYISASEPAPKR; this is encoded by the coding sequence ATGACATTACAACAATGGGGATTCTCATTCAAAGGCCGAATTGGGCGACGGGAATTCTGGATCGGTATCGGCATCTGTTTCGCCCTGATATTTATGCTTTTGACCTTGCATGGCCTGAACACCCTCCCCATGCATTATGCTACAGCGGGTATCGCTTTGATCCTGTACCCGACAGCAGCGATTATAGCGAAACGTCTGCATGACCGAAATAAACGTGGTGGATGGATGTTACTGCTGGTTTTGGCCTGGGTATTGCTTTCCCTTGATTGGAGCGCAATGACACCTATCTGGCAATGGGGGATTGGTCGTTTCATTCCAACGCTGATTTTCGTTATGATTGTGCTGGATTGCGGTGTATTTCGTGGTATGGAAGGATCAAACCGTTTTGGTGAGATGGCAGAAACGGTTGAGTATATTTCTGCCAGTGAACCAGCCCCAAAACGCTGA
- the fieF gene encoding CDF family cation-efflux transporter FieF (FieF, a metal efflux transporter, is a member of the CDF (cation diffusion facilitator) family of transporters.), which yields MSINYGRWVSAAALLATVLASVLLVVKIFAWWLTGSVSLLAALVDSLVDLAASLTNFFAVRYSLQPADKEHTFGHGKAESLAALAQSMFISGSAIFLFLTGFQHLVSPEPLEHATIGIWVIVVALISTICLVTFQKWVINKTQSQAIRADMLHYKSDLLMNGAILLALVLSMYGFRRADALFALGIGAYILYSALRMGYDAVQSLLDRALPDEERQEIIEMIKCYPGIAGGHDLRTRQSGPTRFIQFHLEIDDHLPLVDAHALAEGIENKLRDRFPGADIIIHQDPCSVVPEEHKNRWD from the coding sequence ATGAGTATAAATTATGGGCGATGGGTCAGTGCTGCTGCGTTGTTGGCAACGGTGCTGGCCAGTGTGTTGCTGGTCGTGAAAATTTTTGCGTGGTGGTTGACGGGGTCGGTGAGCTTATTGGCGGCGCTGGTGGACTCTTTAGTCGATCTGGCCGCTTCTTTGACTAATTTTTTCGCTGTACGCTATTCGCTCCAGCCTGCCGATAAAGAACATACCTTCGGGCATGGTAAGGCGGAATCGCTGGCGGCGCTTGCCCAAAGCATGTTTATTTCCGGATCGGCCATTTTCCTGTTTTTAACGGGTTTTCAGCATTTGGTTTCCCCCGAGCCATTGGAGCATGCGACGATAGGTATCTGGGTGATCGTCGTCGCCTTGATTTCAACGATCTGCTTGGTGACGTTCCAGAAATGGGTGATCAATAAAACTCAAAGTCAGGCTATTCGCGCGGATATGTTGCATTACAAATCCGATTTGTTGATGAATGGGGCGATTCTTCTGGCACTGGTCTTGAGTATGTATGGTTTCCGGCGTGCGGATGCCCTGTTTGCTTTGGGAATCGGGGCTTATATCCTCTATAGTGCGTTACGGATGGGATATGATGCCGTACAATCTTTGCTTGATCGCGCTTTGCCCGATGAGGAGCGGCAAGAGATTATTGAGATGATCAAGTGCTATCCCGGAATCGCGGGTGGGCATGATCTGCGAACACGCCAGTCAGGTCCAACGCGTTTTATTCAGTTCCATCTGGAGATAGATGATCACCTGCCGCTGGTGGACGCGCATGCTTTGGCTGAGGGGATTGAAAATAAATTGCGGGATAGGTTTCCGGGCGCCGATATTATTATTCACCAAGATCCTTGTTCCGTTGTGCCAGAGGAGCATAAAAACCGTTGGGATTAA
- a CDS encoding sulfate ABC transporter substrate-binding protein gives MVTRWAARRCAVLTALLMVLAGGSAWAKEVQLLNVSYDPTRELYQQYDQAFSQYWQQKTGDHVTVRQSHGGSGKQATSVINGLQADVVTLALAYDVNAIAERGRIAKDWIDRLPENSAPYTSTIVFLVRKGNPKHIKDWSDLVRPGVSVVTPNPKTSGGARWNYLAAWGYGLAQNNQDQGKTKAFVKALYKNVEVLDSGARGATNTFVERGIGDVLIAWENEALLATHALAQGKFEIVTPSLSILAEPTVAVVDKVVDKRGTRKLATEYLKYLYSPVGQEIAANNYYRPRDKAIAEKYHAVFPVLKLFTIDEVFGGWDKAQKVHFATGGIFDEIIRR, from the coding sequence ATGGTCACGAGATGGGCAGCAAGAAGGTGTGCCGTATTGACGGCATTATTGATGGTCTTGGCAGGAGGTAGTGCATGGGCAAAAGAGGTGCAACTCTTGAATGTTTCTTACGACCCTACCCGTGAATTGTATCAGCAGTATGATCAGGCATTCAGTCAGTATTGGCAGCAAAAAACCGGAGATCACGTAACAGTCCGCCAGTCACACGGTGGTTCGGGTAAGCAGGCAACGTCTGTCATCAACGGCCTTCAGGCGGATGTGGTGACATTGGCGCTGGCATATGATGTGAATGCGATTGCAGAGCGTGGCCGCATTGCCAAGGATTGGATTGATCGCCTGCCGGAGAATTCCGCGCCTTATACTTCAACCATTGTTTTTCTGGTACGTAAGGGCAATCCCAAACATATCAAGGATTGGTCAGATTTGGTTCGTCCCGGTGTTTCTGTCGTGACACCGAATCCAAAAACGTCCGGTGGCGCGCGTTGGAATTATCTGGCGGCTTGGGGATATGGGCTGGCACAGAATAATCAGGATCAAGGCAAGACTAAAGCCTTCGTTAAGGCGCTTTATAAGAATGTCGAAGTGTTGGATTCTGGCGCGCGTGGTGCAACTAATACTTTTGTGGAGCGTGGAATCGGGGATGTATTGATCGCATGGGAAAACGAAGCGTTATTGGCTACCCATGCACTGGCTCAGGGTAAGTTTGAGATTGTTACACCGAGTCTTTCCATTCTGGCAGAGCCAACCGTTGCCGTTGTCGATAAGGTGGTTGATAAACGGGGAACACGTAAACTGGCAACGGAATACTTGAAATACTTGTATTCTCCTGTCGGACAGGAAATTGCGGCAAATAATTATTATCGTCCCCGTGATAAAGCCATTGCAGAAAAATATCACGCTGTTTTTCCCGTACTGAAATTGTTCACGATTGATGAAGTATTTGGTGGCTGGGATAAGGCCCAGAAGGTGCATTTTGCCACGGGTGGCATTTTCGATGAAATCATCCGGCGTTAA
- a CDS encoding DUF1454 family protein — protein sequence MKTGMNKLLMTILIAFGISLPLSALAGEPSVTPDTRSQLMYLLPDSPTFEETIPVFREKYNKKYPEIPLHEYKVIVSKDISLPFIRAASKINEKIYSSAVLERGSEKIKSLQITLLPPQSEPEKEHNLALIKQYITALISQFEPTLSPEQANKQLERLLQAAQSHRFFSQKIGAIRYVIVNSSENIMTFAIEPIKLSLSDAPASKN from the coding sequence ATGAAAACAGGCATGAATAAACTTCTGATGACAATATTAATCGCTTTTGGTATCAGTTTGCCATTATCCGCTTTAGCAGGCGAGCCTTCTGTCACACCGGACACGCGCTCACAGTTGATGTATTTACTGCCTGATTCCCCCACTTTCGAGGAAACCATTCCTGTATTTCGGGAAAAATACAACAAAAAATACCCTGAAATCCCCCTGCATGAATATAAAGTGATTGTAAGTAAAGATATCTCCCTGCCTTTCATTCGTGCCGCCAGCAAGATTAACGAAAAAATTTATTCTTCGGCAGTACTGGAACGAGGCAGCGAAAAAATTAAAAGCCTGCAAATTACCCTGCTGCCACCACAAAGCGAACCTGAGAAAGAACACAATCTCGCACTGATAAAACAGTATATTACTGCGCTGATCAGCCAATTCGAGCCCACGCTTTCCCCAGAACAAGCCAACAAACAATTAGAAAGACTTTTACAGGCTGCGCAAAGCCACCGATTTTTCAGCCAAAAAATCGGTGCGATACGTTATGTCATCGTAAACAGCAGCGAAAATATAATGACCTTCGCAATTGAACCGATTAAGCTATCGTTATCTGACGCACCCGCGAGCAAAAATTAG
- the tpiA gene encoding triose-phosphate isomerase, producing the protein MRHPLVMGNWKLNGSTHMVNDLIAGLRKELSNVDGCGVAIAPPTVYVSLAKNALAGSRIALGAQDVDVNLSGAFTGETSAEMLKDVGAKYIIIGHSERRTYHKESDELIAKKFTILKEQGLIPVLCIGETEQENEAGQTEAVCARQIDAVLNTLGAEAFKDTVIAYEPVWAIGTGKSATPAQAQAVHKFIRDHIAKQDAAIAGQVIIQYGGSVNAGNAAELFTQPDIDGALVGGASLKADAFAVIVKAAAEAKKA; encoded by the coding sequence ATGCGACATCCATTAGTTATGGGAAACTGGAAATTAAATGGCAGTACCCACATGGTTAACGACCTGATTGCAGGCCTGCGTAAAGAACTGAGCAATGTTGACGGCTGTGGCGTCGCTATCGCACCACCAACAGTTTATGTTTCTCTGGCAAAAAATGCACTGGCTGGCAGCCGTATCGCTCTGGGTGCACAAGATGTTGACGTTAACCTTTCTGGTGCATTCACCGGCGAAACATCCGCTGAAATGCTGAAAGATGTGGGCGCGAAATATATCATTATCGGTCATTCTGAGCGCCGGACTTACCATAAAGAAAGCGATGAGCTGATTGCGAAAAAATTCACCATCCTGAAAGAACAAGGACTGATTCCCGTTCTGTGCATTGGTGAAACCGAACAGGAAAATGAAGCAGGCCAAACCGAAGCCGTATGCGCACGCCAAATCGATGCTGTTCTGAATACACTGGGTGCCGAAGCCTTCAAAGATACCGTTATCGCATACGAGCCCGTCTGGGCAATTGGTACGGGTAAATCAGCGACTCCTGCACAAGCACAGGCTGTTCATAAATTTATCCGTGATCATATCGCGAAGCAAGATGCAGCTATCGCTGGACAGGTCATCATTCAATACGGCGGTTCCGTCAATGCCGGCAACGCGGCAGAACTGTTCACCCAGCCAGATATCGATGGTGCTCTGGTTGGTGGTGCATCCCTGAAAGCCGATGCTTTCGCCGTTATTGTGAAAGCCGCTGCCGAAGCGAAAAAGGCATAA
- a CDS encoding phosphatidate cytidylyltransferase — protein MIKIDNGLMLLLGGIFGVLIIASAIGGILSLRYSGAKRSATIDNLNARIRGWWMMCIICVLAVIVGSVGSVILFTVMSFFALREFITLTPTRRGDHEALFWCFFVFMPIQYVLIGMQWYGLFSVFIPVYVFLFLPVRIALVGDTTRFLERTAKIQSAMLITVFALSHAPALLMLHIPDYEDQNIKLLLFLMIVVQMSDILQYVFGKLFGKRPIVPKLSPNKTVEGFIGGILASSLLGMSLYWVTPFSPWEAGLMSLAITLMGFIGGLCMSAIKRDSGVKDFGGIIEGHGGMLDRIDSLCFAAPIFFHLTRYFYT, from the coding sequence ATGATCAAGATTGATAATGGCCTGATGCTTCTGCTGGGTGGGATATTTGGGGTATTGATTATCGCCAGTGCGATTGGTGGCATATTGTCGCTTCGGTATTCGGGGGCAAAGCGCAGTGCGACTATCGATAACCTGAATGCCAGAATTCGTGGCTGGTGGATGATGTGTATCATCTGTGTGCTGGCTGTTATCGTTGGGTCTGTGGGGTCGGTGATCCTGTTTACGGTGATGTCATTTTTTGCCCTGCGTGAATTCATCACATTGACACCGACTCGCCGTGGTGATCATGAGGCTCTTTTCTGGTGTTTCTTTGTCTTTATGCCAATCCAGTATGTCTTGATTGGGATGCAATGGTACGGCTTATTCTCAGTTTTTATTCCGGTTTACGTTTTTCTGTTTTTGCCTGTGCGTATTGCTTTGGTTGGGGATACCACCCGCTTTCTGGAACGAACCGCTAAAATCCAATCGGCAATGCTGATCACGGTGTTTGCCCTGAGCCATGCTCCGGCCTTGTTGATGTTGCATATACCCGATTATGAGGATCAGAATATCAAGCTATTGCTGTTCCTGATGATTGTCGTGCAGATGTCCGATATTTTGCAGTATGTATTCGGCAAGTTATTCGGTAAGCGCCCGATTGTGCCGAAATTAAGCCCCAATAAAACGGTTGAAGGATTTATTGGGGGGATTTTGGCCTCTTCGCTGCTAGGGATGTCACTGTATTGGGTGACGCCGTTTTCACCGTGGGAAGCGGGGCTGATGTCATTGGCTATCACGTTGATGGGCTTTATTGGTGGGTTGTGTATGTCAGCAATCAAGCGTGACAGTGGAGTGAAAGACTTTGGCGGAATTATTGAGGGGCATGGCGGTATGTTGGATAGAATTGATTCGCTTTGTTTTGCTGCCCCTATATTTTTCCATCTAACACGCTATTTTTATACCTGA
- the pfkA gene encoding 6-phosphofructokinase, whose amino-acid sequence MINKIKRIGVLTSGGDAPGMNAAIRGVVRVALTEGLEVYGIYDGYLGLYENRMKKLDRFSVSDMINRGGTFLGSARFPEFRDDKVREIAIENMRKNDIDALVVIGGDGSYLGAKKLTEAGFPCIGLPGTIDNDVAGTDYTIGYFTALETVVEAIDRLRDTSTSHKRISIVEVMGRYCGDLTLSAAIAGGCEFIVLPENEIPFDREELLAEIKAGIQKGKRHAIVAITEHVCNVDELAKYIEAETRHETRATVLGHIQRGGAPVAYDRILASRMGAYSVQLLMEGFGGRCVGIQNEKLVHHDIIDAVQNMQRVFKKDWLETAKQLY is encoded by the coding sequence ATGATCAACAAGATTAAAAGAATCGGAGTCTTAACGAGTGGCGGTGATGCGCCTGGCATGAACGCCGCTATTCGTGGAGTTGTTCGTGTCGCTTTAACCGAAGGGTTGGAGGTTTACGGCATTTATGATGGCTATCTGGGGTTGTATGAAAACCGCATGAAGAAGCTAGACCGTTTCAGTGTTTCCGACATGATTAACCGTGGTGGGACGTTTCTGGGATCGGCGCGTTTTCCTGAATTCAGGGATGATAAAGTCCGTGAAATTGCCATTGAAAATATGCGTAAAAATGACATTGATGCGCTGGTGGTGATTGGGGGAGATGGTTCTTATTTAGGGGCGAAAAAGCTGACTGAAGCGGGTTTTCCTTGTATTGGCCTGCCTGGTACGATTGACAATGATGTGGCAGGAACGGATTACACTATCGGTTATTTTACGGCGCTGGAAACAGTTGTAGAGGCGATTGACCGTCTGCGCGATACTTCGACGTCCCACAAGCGTATTTCGATTGTAGAAGTGATGGGGCGCTATTGTGGTGATTTGACGTTGTCTGCGGCAATTGCGGGTGGATGCGAATTCATTGTTTTGCCTGAGAATGAAATCCCGTTCGATCGTGAAGAATTACTGGCGGAAATCAAGGCGGGTATCCAAAAAGGTAAGCGCCACGCCATCGTTGCCATTACTGAGCATGTCTGCAATGTGGATGAATTGGCGAAATACATTGAAGCAGAAACACGTCATGAAACCCGTGCAACAGTACTGGGGCATATTCAACGTGGCGGTGCGCCGGTGGCGTATGACCGTATTCTGGCTTCTCGCATGGGGGCTTATTCTGTCCAGTTGCTGATGGAAGGTTTTGGTGGCCGTTGTGTGGGTATCCAGAACGAGAAACTTGTTCATCACGATATTATCGATGCGGTGCAAAATATGCAGCGTGTTTTCAAGAAAGACTGGCTGGAAACGGCGAAGCAGCTTTACTAA
- the fpr gene encoding ferredoxin--NADP(+) reductase, which translates to MANWVTGKVTDITNWTDSLFSIKVHAPIERFTAGQFAKLALEIEGERIQRAYSYVNSPDDNSLEFYLVTVPEGKLSPRLAELKNGEELLVTEQAAGFFVLDEIPDCQTLWMLSTGTAIGPYLSILQQGENLERFENIVLVHAVRLEQDLSYLPMMQQLEKKFQGKLRIQTIVSREKCPDSLMGRIPALIESGELEAAVGLPMQAENSHIMLCGNPQMAKDTQQLLKEQRNMAKHLRRKPGHITSEQYW; encoded by the coding sequence ATGGCAAACTGGGTTACAGGAAAAGTTACCGACATAACCAATTGGACAGATTCACTATTCAGCATCAAAGTTCATGCACCGATTGAAAGATTTACCGCCGGCCAATTCGCAAAATTGGCTCTCGAAATTGAAGGCGAACGTATCCAACGCGCTTATTCTTACGTTAATTCCCCCGACGACAATAGCCTGGAATTTTATTTAGTTACCGTTCCTGAAGGGAAACTCAGCCCCCGGCTCGCAGAATTAAAGAATGGGGAGGAACTCCTCGTTACAGAACAGGCAGCGGGTTTTTTTGTCCTTGATGAAATCCCCGATTGCCAAACCCTATGGATGCTTTCAACCGGTACAGCCATTGGCCCTTACCTTTCCATTCTCCAACAAGGGGAGAATCTGGAACGGTTTGAAAATATTGTTTTGGTTCATGCCGTGAGACTGGAACAAGATTTGAGTTATTTGCCGATGATGCAACAACTAGAAAAAAAGTTTCAAGGCAAATTAAGAATCCAGACCATTGTCAGCCGTGAAAAATGCCCAGATTCACTCATGGGCAGAATTCCGGCATTAATTGAAAGTGGCGAGCTGGAAGCTGCCGTTGGTTTACCGATGCAGGCAGAAAACAGTCACATTATGCTGTGTGGGAATCCCCAAATGGCCAAGGACACCCAACAGCTTCTGAAAGAACAACGCAATATGGCAAAACACCTGCGCCGTAAACCAGGGCATATCACCAGCGAACAATATTGGTAA
- a CDS encoding IS110 family transposase codes for MTKTICIGIDVAKASLEIALGAQGTVMTYPNTPEGHDELAATLTNYEIDLVVLEATGGYEVSVACVLQTIGLAVAIVNPRQARDFAKAMGNLAKTDKIDAQVLAQLALVLSQRTDRDKIVRILPSAQQRVLQAMIARRRQLVVLSISERQRLGNCHPDIRESITLMISFIQEQLKVIESALSKHIKTYHRSKLDLLSTVKGVGPATIATLIADVPELGKLTRREISALIGVAPFNRDSGFFRGKRTIFGGRAMVRRMLYMATLTAIRFNPVLCAFYKRLTEAGKPNKVAIVACMRKLLVILNAMIKTNRPWDESFHTV; via the coding sequence ATGACTAAAACGATTTGTATCGGTATTGATGTTGCCAAAGCTTCACTTGAAATTGCACTTGGTGCTCAGGGAACCGTAATGACATATCCAAATACCCCTGAAGGTCATGATGAACTAGCGGCTACACTGACCAACTATGAGATTGATTTAGTTGTATTAGAAGCAACAGGGGGTTATGAGGTATCCGTTGCTTGTGTTTTACAGACCATAGGGCTGGCTGTTGCTATCGTCAATCCCCGACAAGCCCGTGACTTTGCTAAGGCAATGGGTAACTTAGCCAAAACCGATAAAATAGATGCTCAGGTGCTGGCACAGTTAGCCCTGGTTTTATCTCAACGAACAGACCGGGATAAAATAGTCAGGATATTGCCCTCTGCTCAGCAACGAGTCTTGCAAGCCATGATCGCACGTCGTCGCCAATTGGTCGTACTTTCCATCTCAGAACGCCAAAGGTTGGGGAATTGCCATCCAGACATTCGAGAAAGCATCACTTTAATGATCAGCTTTATACAGGAACAGCTTAAGGTCATTGAATCTGCCTTGTCTAAACACATTAAAACCTATCATCGTTCCAAACTCGATTTATTATCTACAGTAAAAGGCGTTGGGCCTGCCACAATAGCCACTTTGATCGCTGATGTACCGGAGTTGGGTAAGTTAACACGCCGGGAAATTAGTGCCTTGATTGGTGTTGCACCGTTTAATCGAGATTCTGGATTTTTCCGGGGGAAACGAACAATCTTTGGAGGAAGAGCAATGGTGCGTCGAATGCTATATATGGCCACGTTAACGGCAATTAGATTTAACCCCGTTCTCTGCGCTTTCTACAAGAGATTGACCGAAGCAGGCAAGCCAAACAAAGTCGCCATCGTTGCGTGTATGCGTAAATTACTGGTCATTCTCAATGCAATGATAAAAACAAATAGACCGTGGGACGAATCATTCCACACGGTGTAA